In Vanacampus margaritifer isolate UIUO_Vmar chromosome 18, RoL_Vmar_1.0, whole genome shotgun sequence, a genomic segment contains:
- the get4 gene encoding Golgi to ER traffic protein 4 homolog codes for MSEQESLRCSSGRNRGGVQRVEGKLRASVEKGDYYEAHQMYRTLFFRYMSQAKHSEARELMYNGALLFFSYNQQNSAADLSMLVLEVLEKSESKVEEEILESLAKLFSHMDQNSPERVAFVSRALKWSTGGSGKLGNPKLHQLLAVTLWKEQNYSESRYHFLHSYDGEGCAQMLVEYSSSRGFRSEVDMFVAQAVLQFLCLKNKNSASVVFSTYTEKHPSIERGPPFVQPLLNFIWFLLLAVDGGKLTVFTVLCEQYQPSLKRDPMYNEYLDRIGQVFFGVPPKQSPSYGGLLGNLLNSLMGAGEDDDGVEEAQEDSSPIELD; via the exons ATGTCGGAGCAGGAGTCCCTGAGGTGCTCCAGTGGCCGAAACCGCGGAGGCGTACAGAGGGTTGAAGGCAAACTGCGAGCCAGCGTAGAAAAGGGGGATTACTATGAAGCACACCAGATGTATAGGACGTTATTTTTTAG GTATATGTCACAGGCAAAACACAGTGAAGCCAGGGAGCTGATGTACAATGGCGCCTTACTCTTCTTCAGCTATAACCAG CAAAACAGTGCAGCAGATCTGTCCATGCTGGTGCTCGAGGTACTGGAGAAGTCAGAGAGCAAAGTGGAAGAGGAGATATTAG AAAGCTTGGCCAAGCTGTTCAGCCACATGGATCAGAACTCTCCGGAAAGAGTAGCTTTCGTGTCCAGAGCCTTGAAATGGTCCACGGGAGGATCTGGAAAATTGGGGAATCCAAAGCTACATCAGCTGCTGGCTGTCACCTTGTGGAAAG AGCAAAACTATAGTGAATCCCGTTACCACTTCCTGCATTCGTATGATGGGGAGGGCTGTGCCCAGATGCTGGTGGAGTATTCATCCTCCCGAGGTTTCCGCAGCGAGGTCGACATGTTTGTGGCCCAGGCAGTCCTACA GTTCCTCTGCCTAAAGAACAAAAACAGCGCTTCCGTTGTGTTCAGCACGTACACAGAGAAACACCCGTCCATAGAGCGAGGTCCTCCATTTGTTCAGCCCCTTCTTAACTTTATCTGGTTTCTGCTGCTGGCAGTGGATGG gggTAAATTAACAGTTTTCACAGTGTTATGTGAGCAATATCAACCTTCCCTGAAGAGGGATCCCATGTATAATGAG TACCTTGACAGAATAGGACAGGTTTTCTTCGGCGTCCCCCCCAAACAATCCCCGTCATACGGCGGCCTGTTAG GAAACTTGCTGAACAGCCTGATGGGAGCGGGTGAGGACGACGACGGTGTGGAGGAGGCGCAGGAAGACAGCAGCCCCATCGAGCTGGATTGA